The proteins below are encoded in one region of Brachionichthys hirsutus isolate HB-005 chromosome 12, CSIRO-AGI_Bhir_v1, whole genome shotgun sequence:
- the c12h2orf69 gene encoding mitochondrial protein C2orf69 homolog yields MTSVEATTSAGRGASLGGRPRCGSPWRRLQKLPSVPGRDPGRVNDLLLLRPDELHSPTERSGNAHVVFFHGDIQNFQEEMSQQPDGSQWVAWSLEQVALILGRRFPGRHVWVVRASHMYLHKFTCYLNFVESNTFGAPEHSSYSPDSGAIPHLRALLSHGMERADLQNPLQPQGGADSIPSEFSLILVGFSKGCVVLNQMLYELPGARLDPQAAPFLSRITDMFWLDGGHPGGSATWVTDRQVLKELASSGVSVHAHVTPYEVRDPMRTWVGREHGCFVQTLEEFGAGPRKRLHFEDEPPSIENHFRVIREF; encoded by the exons ATGACTTCTGTGGAAGCGACGACATCCGCGGGGCGGGGCGCGTCGCTCGGCGGCAGGCCGCGCTGCGGGAGTCCGTGGCGGAGGCTCCAGAAGCTGCCGTCGGTCCCCGGACGCGACCCGGGCCGAGTGAAcgacctgctgctcctccggcCCGACGAGCTCCACTCCCCCACGGAGAGAAGCGGCAACGCGCACGTCGTGTTTTTCCACGGAGACATCCAG AACTTCCAGGAGGAGATGTCCCAGCAGCCCGACGGGTCCCAGTGGGTCGCCTGGAGTCTGGAGCAGGTCGCCCTCATCCTGGGCCGCCGGTTCCCAGGCAGACATGTTTGGGTGGTCCGAGCGTCCCACATGTATCTCCACAAGTTCACCTGCTACCTCAACTTTGTGGAGAGCAACACGTTCGGGGCACCGGAGCACTCGTCTTACTCGCCGGACTCGGGAGCGATTCCTCACCTCAG GGCCCTGCTGAGTCACGGCATGGAGCGAGCCGACCTGCAGAACCCCCTCCAGCCACAGGGAGGCGCTGACAGCATCCCCTCAGAGTTCTCGCTGATCCTGGTGGGCTTCAGCAAAGGCTGCGTGGTCCTGAACCAGATGCTGTACGAGCTGCCCGGCGCCCGTCTCGACCCGCAGGCGGCGCCCTTCCTCAGTCGGATCACGGACATGTTCTGGCTGGACGGCGGCCACCCGGGAGGCAGCGCCACCTGGGTGACGGACCGCCAGGTGCTGAAGGAGCTGGCCTCCAGCGGCGTGTCGGTGCACGCCCACGTGACCCCGTACGAGGTGCGTGACCCGATGCGGACCTGGGTGGGACGCGAGCACGGCTGCTTCGTTCAGACCCTGGAGGAGTTCGGCGCCGGTCCGAGGAAGAGGCTGCACTTTGAGGACGAGCCGCCCTCCATTGAGAACCACTTCCGGGTCATTCGGGAGTTCTGA
- the stk17b gene encoding serine/threonine-protein kinase 17B, protein MSRRRLDSRGGLSAGLLCEVQTPISTDPMESVFVITGELGRGKFAVVKRCMEKATGKVFAAKFLRKRRRGRDCRAEVTHEMAVLEMTRSNARVVNLHAAYETDHDIVLVLEYAAGGEIFDHCVSEELLPEAQIIRLIRQTLEGVHLLHQSNLVHLDLKPQNILLTSLCPPGDIKIVDFGLARRLGAVGELREILGTPEYVAPEILNYEPITTATDLWSVGVIAYMLVTGESPFAGDDKQETFLNVSQVNVDYSRDAFSRVSELAVDFVRKLLVKAPEDRPSAAECMSHPWLWQQHLCLSPDPASSRPARERSCGAKWAAPPEDPEDKENFLESPHSHAKRFRFDEERPPAGDGDF, encoded by the exons atgtctcGGAGGCGGCTGGACAGCCGCGGCGGGCTCTCCGCCGGGCTCCTCTGCGAAGTCCAGACCCCGATCAGCACGGACCCGAtggagagtgtgtttgtgatcACGGGAGAGCTCGGCAG GGGGAAGTTCGCCGTGGTGAAGCGCTGCATGGAGAAGGCCACGGGCAAAGTGTTCGCCGCCAAGTTCCTccggaagaggaggcgaggtcGCGACTGCCGGGCCGAGGTCACCCACGAGATGGCCGTGCTGGAGATGACCCGCAGCAACGCCCGGGTGGTCAACCTGCACGCCGCGTACGAGACGGACCACGACATCGTCCTGGTGCTGGAATA CGCGGCGGGCGGCGAGATATTTGACCACTGCGTGTCCGAGGAGCTCCTGCCGGAGGCGCAGATCATCCGTCTGATCCGGCAGACGCTGGAGGGCGTCCACCTGCTGCACCAGAGCAACCTGGTGCACCTGGACCTGAAG CCTCAGAACATCCTGCTGACCAGCCTGTGTCCTCCAGGAGACATAAAGATCGTAGACTTCGGCCTGGCGCGCCGGCTGGGCGCGGTCGGAGAGCTCCGAGAGATCCTCGGAACGCCGGAATACGTGG CTCCAGAGATCCTGAATTACGAGCCGATCACGACAGCGACCGATCTCTG GAGCGTGGGCGTCATCGCCTACATGCTGGTGACGGGCGAGTCCCCGTTCGCCGGGGACGACAAGCAGGAGACGTTTCTGAACGTGTCCCAGGTCAACGTGGACTACAGCAGGGACGCCTTCTCCAGGGTGTCGGAGCTCGCCGTGGACTTCGTCCGGAAGCTGCTGGTCAAAGCGCCCGA GGACCGGCCCAGCGCCGCCGAGTGCATGAGCCACCCCTGGCTGTGGCAGCAGCACCTGTGCCTGAGCCCCGACCCCGCCTCCAGCCGGCCCGCCCGAGAAAGGAGCTGCGGCGCCAAGTGGGCGGCGCCGCCCGAAGACCCCGAAGACAAGGAGAACTTCCTGGAGTCGCCCCACTCTCACGCAAAGAGGTTCCGATTCGACGAGGAAAGGCCGCCCGCTGGAGACGGTGACTTTTGA
- the hecw2a gene encoding LOW QUALITY PROTEIN: E3 ubiquitin-protein ligase HECW2 (The sequence of the model RefSeq protein was modified relative to this genomic sequence to represent the inferred CDS: inserted 2 bases in 2 codons) has translation MRPSLATAVLPPRTRSHNPPNLSVGGREHLPAPRRRSPHLRHTLSPENLRTLAERGGAAAADAVSVASGPIGLPRANSDTDLVTSXSRSSLTASTPEYTLSRGQNLVISWXIKEEVDATDWIGLYHIDETSPSNVWDCKNRGVNGTQKGQIVWRLEPGAYFLEPETKICFKYYHGVSGALRATTACITVKNPSALVEGLTEQVGVDHPRKLISFTLTDLRATGLKKGMFFNPDPYLKMSIHPGKRSVFPVFSHHGQERRSAIIANTTNPTWHGEKYTFVALMTDILCIEVKDKFAKSRPIIKRFLGQLGIPVQRLLEKIPGVQPVSFPLCRRLPTELVSGQLQFKVELTSTGADGASPDSIIGASASNGAPGTPSDDEDLPLHLPGVISAGLSPIGPQGSQSVWGGGAAAFPEKSLPLVAAQGKFVRPESVSRHEMLRRSLADGLDAIEAPKGPGERPLGAASPRLRSSFPTHTRLSAMLHIDSDEDEERSGSNDILPLPPSPLLLMNGEPPEVDDPDEDDTFPELPPERGALELTTGEEPRGGEAEDTAHEADVMQELRAGQDLEDVLEPDVFSEVEEAACTEAASHKAETEERRGPVEDATSEMDSCSMTTAPQTVSPSSESCPITLVAAVEAAEGAAAVAIDPGGTLISCTPPTNHAVDDEDDGRVVIDEADDVSPAGQQLEEMEVNMRRLSLQVAGGVAGEQEGEGTKPPEDATETDEEEGAHVNGHPERSLPSARHDIHRYQRVDEPLPSNWEARIDSHGRIFFVDHVNRTTTWQRPTGPPAPQGLTRSSSIQQMEQLNRRYQSIRRTITNSDRAEEPPAEPLPEPESELLPQSVSDYRRDGPIALSSGRSRLSLLLQSPSAKFLCSPDFFTVLHSNPSAYRMFTSNTCLKHMISKVRRDAHYFERYQHNRDLVTFLNTFSNKQLELPRGWEMKHDHTGKPFFVDHNCRSTTFIDPRLPLQSSRSTGLLAHRQHLSRQRSHSAGEVVDDSRRANPASMPRPSSTFSGSTRSQYQDAVPVAYNDKIVAFLRQPNVVEVLQERQPELARNQSLKEKVQFIRSEGVSGLARLSSDADLVMLLSLFEEEVMSYVPPLLHPNYCLSSPQSSPGTQRANARAPAPYKRDFEAKLRNFYRKLETKGYGQGPGKVKLVIRRDHLLEDAFNQIMCYSRKDLQRSKLYVSFVGEDGLDYSGPSREFFFLVSRELFNPYYGLFEYSANDTYTVQISPMSAFVDNHHEWFRFSGRILGLVLVHQYLLDAFFTRPFYKGLLRIPCDLSDLEFLDEEFHQSLQWMKDNDIEDMLDLTFTVNEEVFGQITERELKPGGAGIPVSEKNKKEYIERMVKWRIERGVAQQTESLVRGFYEVVDVRLVSVFDARELELVIAGTAEIDLADWRNNTEYRGGYHDNHIVIRWFWAAVERFNNEQRLRLLQFVTGTSSIPYEGFASLRGSNGPRRFCVEKWGKITSLPRAHTCFNRLDLPPYPSFSMLYEKLVTAVEETSTFGLE, from the exons ATGCGTCCCTCCCTCGCCACCGCAGTCCTGCCCCCCAGGACCCGTTCCCACAACCCGCCCAACCTCTCGGTCGGGGGCCGCGAGCACCTGCCGGCTCCGCGGAGGCGCAGCCCGCACCTGCGGCACACGCTGAGCCCAGAGAACCTGCGGACCCTGGCGGAGAggggcggcgccgccgccgcggacGCCGTCTCCGTGGCCAGCGGGCCCATCGGGCTCCCCCGGGCCAACAGCGACACCGACCTGGTGACCT ACAGCCGGTCCTCGCTGACGGCCTCCACGCCGGAGTACACGCTGAGCCGCGGCCAGAACCTCGTCATATCCT ACATCAAGGAGGAAGTGGACGCCACCGACTGGATCGGGCTGTACCACATCG ATGAAACCAGTCCATCCAACGTGTGGGACTGCAAGAACCGAGGCGTGAATGGAACCCAGAAGGGCCAGATTGTCTGGAGGCTCGAGCCCGGGGCCTACTTTCTGGAAC ctgagACCAAGATCTGCTTCAAGTACTACCACGGCGTGAGCGGCGCCCTGAGGGCCACGACCGCCTGCATCACCGTGAAGAACCCTTCGGCCCTG GTGGAGGGGCTGACGGAGCAGGTGGGCGTCGACCACCCGCGGAAACTGATCAGCTTCACGTTGACCG ATCTTCGCGCCACCGGCCTGAAGAAGGGCATGTTCTTCAATCCGGATCCATACCTGAAGATGTCTATCCACCCCGGGAAGAGGAGCGTCTTCCCCGTCTTCAGCCACCACGGACAGGAACGCCGGTCGGCCATCATCGCCAACACCACCAACCCCACCTGGCACGGCGAG AAGTACACCTTCGTCGCGCTGATGACGGACATCCTGTGCATCGAGGTCAAGGACAAGTTCGCGAAAAGCCGTCCGATCATCAAACGCTTCCTCGGTCAGCTCGGCATCCCGGTGCAGCGGCTCCTCGAGAAGATACCCGG AGTCCAGCCGGTCAGTTTCCCGCTGTGCCGCCGTCTGCCTACGGAGCTCGTTAGCGGTCAGCTGCAGTTCAAAGTGGAGCTCACCTCCACCGGCGCCGACG GCGCCTCTCCCGACTCCATCATTGGCGCGTCGGCCTCGAACGGCGCTCCGGGGACTCCGTCCGACGACGAGGACCTGCCCCTCCACCTCCCGGGGGTGATTTCTGCAGGCCTTTCTCCGATTGGCCCCCAGGGCTCTCAAAGCGTGTGGGGGGGTGGCGCCGCGGCCTTTCCGGAAAAGAGTCTTCCTCTTGTTGCCGCCCAAGGTAAATTTGTTCGACCTGAAAGCGTGTCACGCCACGAGATGCTGCGGAGGTCACTCGCTGATGGCCTGGATGCTATCGAGGCCCCCAAGGGCCCCGGGGAGCGTCCGCTTGGCGCGGCCTCCCCCAGGCTCCGCTCCAGCTTCCCCACGCACACGAGGCTCAGCGCCATGTTGCACATCGATtcggacgaggacgaggaaagGTCCGGCTCCAACGACATCCTCCCGCTGCCACCgtcgccgctgctgctgatgaacgGTGAACCCCCAGAGGTCGATGACCCCGATGAAGACGACACATTTCCTGAGCTCCCACCGGAGCGTGGAGCGCTGGAACTCACCACGGGGGAGGAGCCTAGAGGTGGCGAGGCAGAAGACACCGCCCACGAGGCGGATGTCATGCAGGAGTTGAGGGCGGGTCAGGACTTGGAGGATGTTTTGGAGCCGGACGTCTTCTctgaggtggaggaggctgCTTGCACAGAGGCGGCGTCCCACAAGGCTGAGACCGAGGAACGGCGGGGGCCCGTGGAGGACGCCACCTCAGAGATGGACTCCTGCTCCATGACGACGGCGCCGCAGACCGTCTCCCCTTCGTCCGAGAGCTGCCCGATCACTCTGGTCGCAGCTGTG GAAGCCGCAGAGGGAGCGGCGGCGGTGGCCATCGATCCGGGAGGAACGTTAATTTCTTGCACGCCGCCAACCAATCATGCGGTAGATGACGAAGACGATGGACGAGTCGTTATCGACGAGGCTGACGACGTTTCCCCGGCCGGCCAGCaactggaggagatggaggtcaATATGAGGAGGCTGAGTCTTCAGGTGGCCGGGGGCGTGGCTGGcgagcaggaaggggaggggacAAAGCCGCCCGAGGACGCCACGGAAacggatgaagaggaag GTGCGCACGTCAACGGCCACCCCGAGCGTTCCCTTCCTTCGGCGCGTCACGACATCCACCGGTACCAACGCGTGGACGAGCCGCTCCCCtcca ACTGGGAGGCTCGGATCGACAGCCACGGGAGGATCTTCTTCGTGGACCACGTGAACAGAACCACCACCTGGCAGCGTCCCACCGGACCTCCCGCCCCGCAGGGCCTGACCCGCTCCAGCTCCATTCAGCAGATGGAGCAGCTGAACCGCAG GTACCAGAGCATCAGGCGGACCATCACGAACAGCGACCGGGCCGAAGAGCCCCCGGCGGAGCCGCTCCCGGAGCCGGAGAGTGAACTGCTGCCTCAGTCCGTCTCTG ACTACAGGCGAGACGGTCCGATCGCTCTGTCCTCCGGCCGCTCCCGTCTCTCCCTGCTGCTCCAGTCCCCCAGCGCCAAGTTCCTGTGCAGCCCGGACTTCTTCACTGTGCTGCATTCAAACCCC AGTGCCTACCGCATGTTTACGAGCAACACCTGCCTGAAGCACATGATCAGCAAGGTGCGTCGGGACGCCCACTACTTCGAGCGCTACCAGCACAACCGCGACCTCGTGACCTTCCTCAACACGTTCTCCAACAAGCAGCTGGAGCTTCCCCGCGGCTGGGAGATGAAGCACGACCACACGGGGAAG CCCTTCTTCGTGGATCACAACTGTCGCTCCACGACCTTCATCGACCCCCGGCTCCCCCTCCAGAGCTCCCGGTCCACCGGGCTTCTGGCCCACCGCCAGCACCTGAGCCGCCAGCGCAGCCACAGCGCCGGGGAG GTCGTGGACGACTCCCGCCGGGCCAACCCCGCCAgcatgccccgcccctccagcACCTTCAGCGGCTCCACCAGGAGCCAGTACCAGGACGCGGTTCCCGTGG CCTACAATGACAAGATAGTGGCGTTTCTACGGCAACCCAACGTGGTCGAGGTCCTGCAGGAGCGGCAGCCGGAGCTCGCCAGGAACCAGTCGCTCAA ggaGAAGGTGCAGTTTATTCGCAGTGAAGGAGTCAGTGGGCTGGCTCGCCTCTCCAGCGACGCCGACCTCGTGATGctgctgag CCTGTTTgaggaggaagtgatgtcatacgTGCCGCCGTTACTCCACCCAAACTACTGCCTGTCGTCCCCCCAGAGCTCGCCCG GCACCCAGCGAGCCAACGCCCGCGCGCCGGCGCCCTACAAGCGGGACTTCGAGGCGAAGCTGAGGAACTTCTATCGGAAGCTGGAGACCAAAGGATACGGACAGGGACCGGGAAAAGTCAA GCTCGTCATACGCAGGGATCACCTCCTGGAGGACGCCTTCAACCAGATCATGTGTTACTCCCGTAAAgacctgcagaggagcaaactcTACGTCAGCTTCGTGGGGGAGGACGG GCTGGACTACAGCGGGCCCTCCCGGGAGTTCTTCTTCCTGGTGTCCAGAGAACTGTTCAACCCGTACTACGGCCTGTTTGAGTACTCGGCCAACGACACCTACACCGTCCAGATCAGCCCCATGTCTGCCTTTGTGGACAACCACCACGAATG GTTCCGCTTCAGTGGGCGTATCCTGGGCCTGGTTCTGGTCCACCAGTACCTGCTGGACGCCTTCTTTACCCGACCCTTCTACAAGGGGCTCCTCCGGAT tcCGTGTGACCTGAGCGACCTGGAGTTCCTGGACGAGGAGTTCCACCAGAGCCTCCAGTGGATGAAGGACAACGACATCGAGGACATGCTGGACCTCACCTTCACCGTCAACGAGGAGGTCTTCGGACAG ATTACAGAGCGAGAGCTGAAGCCGGGCGGCGCCGGCATCCCGGTGTCGGAGAAGAACAAGAAGGAGTACATCGAGCGAATGGTGAAGTGGCGAATCGAGAGGGGAGTGGCCCAGCAGACGGAGAGCCTGGTCCGAGGGTTCTACGAG gtgGTGGATGTGCGACTGGTGTCCGTGTTCGATGCCCGGGAGCTGGAGCTGGTGATCGCCGGCACCGCCGAGATCGACCTGGCGGACTGGAGGAACAACACGGAATACCGGGGAG gttaccatgacaaccacaTAGTGATCCGCTGGTTCTGGGCTGCCGTGGAGAGGTTCAACAACGAGCAGAGGCTCAGGCTGCTGCAG TTCGTGACGGGAACCTCCAGCATTCCCTACGAGGGATTCGCCTCCCTTCGGGGCAGCAACGGGCCACGCAGGTTCTGCGTGGAGAAGTGGGGCAAAATCACCTCCTTACCCAG GGCTCACACCTGCTTCAACCGCCTGGACCTCCCGCCGTACCCGTCCTTCTCCATGCTCTACGAGAAGCTGGTCACCGCCGTGGAGGAGACGAGCACCTTCGGTTTGGAGTAG
- the pgap1 gene encoding GPI inositol-deacylase yields MSGARNPSRTMRLAAGAFYGLALGLLALGLRELLTGFEENRCSMTYMFEYPEYRRVALPRRVARQYPAYGLYLYGEGLYAQETRALKLTGAPVLFLPGNAGSYKQARSLGSVALRKAGDVEGGVHFNVFTVDFNEELVALYGGSLRRQTHFLHESIKAILRLYKHLKTPPQSVVLVGHSMGGVVARALYTLPRFNTNLVNLIITQASPHRAPVLALDPYLLEFYSAVREKWVNNAGKLANITVLSVGGGYRDYQVRSGLTALPCLPGDANKLSLVATAVPRTWVSTDHLSIVWCKELVLATVRAFFDLVDPETRQFTENPEKKMPVLNYHFVRHPVRTLAGGRPEGHPGGHPGGPAEAPVFLLDFSDTWSEVNALRLAYATPKEGQVKYFLFALSSRRKAYSHFYCRSDDLEMGGWVYGCVRRSGSSCSQAVDLSTATELLPPYKVLILSLGDLSSVTHLVVSDPGSGPGIRTRGSGPGIRTQDQDQDQDPGSDPGSGPRIRPGIRTQDQDPGSGPKIRTQDQDPGSGPEIRTQDQDPGSGPKIRTRDQDPRSDPGFRTRIRTRDQDPRSEPRPDQI; encoded by the exons ATGTCCGGAGCCCGGAATCCGAGCCGAACCATGAGGCTGGCCGCCGGGGCCTTCTACGGGTTAGCTCTGGGGCTTCTGGCGCTCGGCCTGCGGGAGCTGCTGACGGGCTTCGAGGAGAACAGATGCAGCATGACCTACATGTTCGAGTACCCGGAGTACCGC CGTGTGGCGCTGCCTCGTCGTGTGGCCAGGCAGTACCCGGCCTACGGGCTCTACCTCTACGGCGAGGGCCTCTACGCCCAGGAGACCCGGGCCCTCAAACTCACCGGGGCCCCCGTGCTCTTCCTGCCGGGGAACGCCGGCAGCTACAAGCAGG CTCGCTCGCTGGGCTCCGTGGCGCTGAGGAAGGCCGGCGACGTGGAGGGCGGAGTCCACTTCAACGTGTTCACCGTGGACTTCAACGAGGAGCTGGTGGCCCTTTACGGCGGCAGCCTGCGCCGACAGACGCACTTCCTGCACGAGAGCATCAAGGCCATCCTCAGGCTCTACAAG CACCTGAAGACCCCCCCGCAGAGCGTGGTGCTGGTCGGTCACTCCATGGGAGGCGTGGTCGCCCGGGCGCTGTACACGCTACCCCGCTTCAACACCAACCTGGTGAACCTCATCATCACCCAGGCCTCCCCCCACCGGGCTCCGGTCCTGGCTCTGGACCCGTACCTGCTGG AGTTCTACTCCGCCGTGAGAGAGAAGTGGGTGAACAACGCCGGCAAGCTCGCCAACATCACGGTTCTGTCTGTCGGGGGTGGTTACCGTGACTACCAGGTCCGCTCCGGCCTGACGGCGTTGCCTTGTCTCCCGGGAGACGCCAATAAGCTGTCCCTGGTG GCGACCGCCGTCCCCCGGACGTGGGTGTCCACCGACCATCTGTCCATCGTCTG GTGCAAAGAGCTCGTCCTCGCCACCGTCAGGGCTTTCTTCGACCTGGTCGACCCCGAAACGAGACAG TTCACAGAAAACCCAGAGAAGAAGATGCCCGTGCTGAACTATCACTTCGTCAGACACCCCGTCCGGACGCTGGCGGGGGGACGCCCGGAGGGACACCCGGGGGGACACCCGGGGGGACCCGCGGAGGCCCCCGTCTTCCTGTTGG ATTTTTCCGACACGTGGAGCGAAGTGAACGCGCTGCGTCTGGCGTACGCCACGCCCAAG GAAGGACAAGTGaagtacttcctgtttgcccTGTCCAGCCGCAGGAAGGCCTACAGCCACTTCTACTGCCGGAGCGACGACCTG GAAATGGGCGGCTGGGTCTACGGCTGCGTGCGGAGGAGCGGCTCCTCGTG TTCGCAGGCGGTGGATCTCTCCACGGCAACGGAGCTCCTCCCACCGTACAAG gtcctgattCTGAGTCTCGGGGACTTGTCTTCGGTCACTCACCTGGTCGTTTCG GACCCGGGATCCGGACCCGGGATCAGGACCCGGGGATCAGGACCCGGGATCAGGACCCAAGATCAGGACCAAGATCAGGACCCAGGATCAGACCCGGGATCAGGACCCAGGATCAGACCCGGGATCAGGACCCAAGATCAGGACCCAGGATCAGGACCCAAGATCAGGACCCAGGATCAGGACCCGGGATCAGGACCCGAGATCAGGACCCAGGATCAGGACCCGGGATCAGGACCCAAGATCAGGACCCGGGATCAGGACCCAAGATCAGACCCAGGATTCAGGACCAGGATCAGGACCCGGGATCAGGACCCAAGATCAGAACCCAGGCCAGATCAGATTTGA
- the maip1 gene encoding m-AAA protease-interacting protein 1, mitochondrial, whose amino-acid sequence MALPILRGCARVQRTFSFSRLFLSESSFRNRTGKTFGASLPPAAGTAPVRPYSSERGGQNQTHKVLTFGISNPLVWIRTRVYYFLIRAYFDNEFNIEEFTAGAKQAFIHVSGLLSQCEFHALEGLVSKDLIGELEAKCRSLPSSHKEALSVTADEIMYTTAEDVGIYHSDERKFVSIRMRFWYLTSADLPDDSPAGTHVFHVAIDEGAKSAKKRVLAANYEFQREFRKGLPPDWTITRIEHSKILE is encoded by the exons ATGGCGCTTCCGATATTAAGAGGTTGCGCCAGAGTACAACGAACATTTAGCTTTAGCCGTCTATTTTTAAGTGAAAGTAGTTTCCGGAACCGGACCGGTAAAACATTCGGAGCTTCTTTACCTCCCGCCGCCGGGACTGCGCCGGTCCGTCCGTACAGCTCCGAGCGGGGCGGACAGAACCAGACGCACAAAGTGTTGACTTTCGGGATCTCGAACCCCCTCGTTTGGATTCGAACCCGCGTTTACTACTTTCTGATCAGGGCTTACTTTGATAACGAGTTCAACATCGAGGAGTTCACAGCGGGAGCGAAGCAG GCTTTCATCCATGTTTCCGGGCTCCTGTCTCAGTGCGAGTTTCACGCTTTGGAAGGGCTCGTGTCTAAAGAC CTGATTGGGGAGCTGGAGGCGAAATGTCGCTCGCTGCCGTCGAGCCACAAGGAGGCTCTCTCTGTGACGGCTGATGAAATCATGTACACGACGGCTGAAGATGTGGGAATCTACCATAGCGACG AGAGAAAGTTTGTCAGTATCCGGATGCGTTTCTGGTATCTGACGAGCGCTGATCTCCCTGACGACAGCCCGGCGGGAACCCACGTCTTCCACGTGGCCATTGATGAAGGCGCCAAATCAGCCAAAAAGAGAGTTCTGGCTGCAAACTACGA ATTCCAGAGGGAGTTTAGGAAGGGCTTGCCTCCAGACTGGACCATTACCAGGATAGAACACTCCAAGATTCTGGAGTAA
- the tyw5 gene encoding tRNA wybutosine-synthesizing protein 5 — MELQGRKPVSIFTGVDEDVFLRDIYPQRRPALLRGVDLGPCVDKWTVDHLARNGGDKEVKIHVAAVPQMDFLRKNFAYKTLPFSELVKRASEEKHSDFFLSEDERYYLRSLGEDVRKEPADLSRQFPVLAADFRVPPFFAPDQFFSSVFRISSSGLQLWTHYDVMDNLLAQVTGRKRVVLFSPQDALHLYLSGDKSEVLDIDSPDPKRFPDFAKAGRYECVLEPGDLLFIPALWFHNTVALQFGVGVNVFWRHLPAGSYDRNDPYGNRDPVAAARALQALERALHALDELPADYRDFYGRRMIQRIQRRTSRGGREDSEGTGPTSQRSKQ; from the exons ATGGAGCTTCAGGGGAGAAAGCCCGTGTCCATATTCACAGGAGTGGACGAGGACGTGTTTCTGCGTGACATCTATCCACAG CGCAGACCGGCCCTGCTGAGAGGCGTGGATCTCGGGCCGTGCGTGGACAAGTGGACGGTGGACCACCTGGCACGGAACGGCGGAGACAAGGAGGTGAAGATCCACGTCGCGGCGGTTCCGCAGATGGATTTCCTGCGCAAGAACTTTGCGTACAA gactCTTCCGTTCAGTGAATTAGTCAAAAGAGCGTCGGAGGAGAAACACTCGGACTTCTTCCTGTCTGAG GACGAGCGCTACTACCTCCGCTCGCTGGGGGAGGACGTACGGAAG GAACCGGCTGATCTGAGCAGACAGTTCCCGGTCTTGGCGGCGGATTTTCGCGTCCCGCCCTTCTTCGCGCCGGATCAGTTCTTCTCCAGCGTGTTCCGGATCAGCTCCTCCGGCCTGCAGCTGTGGACCCACTACGAC GTGATGGATAACCTGCTGGCCCAGGTGACCGGGAGGAAGAGGGTGGTCCTCTTCAGCCCCCAGGATGCACTGCACCTCTACCTGTCAG GAGATAAATCCGAGGTCCTGGACATCGACTCCCCAGACCCGAAGCGCTTTCCTGACTTCGCGAAGGCCGGGAGATACGAGTGCGTGCTGGAGCCTGGAgatctcctcttcatccccg CCCTGTGGTTCCATAACACCGTGGCGCTGCAGTTTGGCGTCGGCGTGAACGTGTTCTGGCGTCACCTACCCGCCGGCAGCTACGACCGGAACGACCCCTACGGGAACAGAGACCCCGTGGCCGCCGCCCGGGCCCTCCAGGCCCTGGAGAGGGCGCTGCACGCTCTGGATGAACTCCCCGCCGACTACCGGGACTTCTACGGGCGCCGGATGATCCAGCGCATCCAGAGACGGACGTCCCGCGGCGGACGGGAGGACTCGGAGGGGACGGGGCCCACGAGTCAGAGGAGCAAACAATAA